A genomic region of Brevibacillus sp. JNUCC-41 contains the following coding sequences:
- a CDS encoding aldehyde dehydrogenase family protein — MTETLKKKLFINGKWQEAEKFTTLKSPYSGEVLAEIPSASLEDVELAIESAYQARKTMAALPSHKRAAILEKLASLLESRKDEAAEIIAKEAAKPIKTAMVEVSRTIATYKFAAEEAKRIHGETLTMDATADGEGRIGYTVREPLGVVGAITPFNFPMNLVAHKVGPAIAAGNTLVLKPASQTPLSSLFLAELLAETDLPAGAFNLITGSGSVIGDKLVTDSRVKSISFTGSPAVGIGIRNKAGLKKVSLELGSNAAVIVDKGINIDKIIQRCVSAAFAFQGQVCISLQRAYVHEEVYDEFVKKFIEATNGLKLGDSLDPSVDISALISAGDVQRSLDWIGEAKQHGAIVAAGGKSEGNILHPTVLLEVDAMLKVSCQEVFAPIVLINKVSSVEEAIDLVNDSEFGLQAGIYTENINLALSAAEKLEVGGVIINDIPTYRVDNMPYGGVKKSGTGREGLKYAIEEMTEMKLIIINRN; from the coding sequence ATGACGGAAACACTGAAAAAGAAACTATTCATTAATGGTAAATGGCAAGAAGCTGAAAAGTTCACGACACTAAAGTCTCCCTATAGCGGGGAAGTTCTGGCGGAGATTCCTTCTGCAAGCCTAGAAGATGTAGAGTTGGCAATAGAATCAGCCTACCAAGCTAGAAAAACAATGGCAGCTTTACCTAGTCATAAACGCGCTGCAATACTTGAAAAACTTGCAAGCCTTTTGGAGAGCCGCAAAGATGAGGCAGCTGAAATTATTGCTAAAGAGGCAGCGAAACCGATCAAAACGGCAATGGTTGAAGTATCCCGGACAATTGCCACATATAAATTTGCAGCAGAGGAAGCAAAAAGGATTCATGGGGAAACATTGACGATGGATGCTACAGCTGACGGAGAAGGAAGGATAGGATACACAGTCCGTGAGCCACTAGGCGTTGTGGGTGCGATTACCCCTTTTAATTTTCCGATGAACTTGGTTGCCCATAAAGTAGGCCCGGCCATTGCTGCCGGAAATACACTTGTCCTGAAACCTGCGAGCCAAACACCGCTATCTTCGCTATTTCTTGCTGAACTATTAGCCGAAACTGATTTGCCGGCAGGTGCGTTTAATTTAATTACCGGAAGCGGTTCGGTTATTGGTGATAAATTAGTCACCGATTCACGGGTGAAGAGCATTTCATTTACTGGAAGTCCGGCTGTCGGAATCGGAATCCGTAATAAGGCAGGATTAAAGAAAGTGAGTCTTGAACTAGGTTCGAATGCGGCTGTCATCGTTGATAAAGGGATCAATATCGATAAAATCATTCAACGCTGTGTATCGGCAGCATTCGCTTTTCAAGGGCAGGTCTGTATTTCCTTACAGCGCGCATATGTTCATGAAGAGGTATATGATGAGTTTGTCAAAAAATTCATAGAAGCAACGAATGGCTTGAAACTAGGAGATTCTTTGGACCCGTCTGTGGACATTTCGGCATTAATCAGTGCTGGTGATGTACAGCGAAGCCTGGATTGGATTGGTGAAGCTAAACAACACGGTGCGATCGTTGCTGCAGGAGGTAAATCTGAAGGAAATATCCTGCATCCGACTGTGTTGCTGGAGGTGGATGCAATGCTTAAGGTATCTTGCCAGGAAGTCTTCGCTCCCATTGTTTTGATCAATAAGGTTTCTTCTGTTGAGGAAGCGATTGACTTGGTCAACGATTCCGAGTTCGGATTGCAGGCCGGGATTTACACGGAAAATATCAATCTGGCTCTTTCTGCCGCAGAAAAGTTGGAAGTCGGCGGTGTTATCATTAACGATATCCCAACTTACCGTGTCGACAACATGCCGTATGGCGGAGTCAAAAAAAGCGGGACGGGCCGCGAAGGGTTAAAATATGCCATTGAAGAAATGACGGAAATGAAACTGATCATTATTAACCGAAATTAA
- a CDS encoding molybdopterin oxidoreductase family protein, with translation MQSYINQPDGVFPSVCSLDCPDQCGLLLHKKNGKIIKVQGDPDHPVTKGNICNKVRNMTARLYDPNRLKQPLKRIGPKGEGKFAPISWEEAIDKITSKWKDLIEMHGPESILPYSFYGNMGNLSAEGMDRRFFHKLGASMLERSICNAAGSVGYNYTMGGSFGIDPEETIHTKLFIMWGINAVSTNMHQVTLAQQARKNGAKVVVIDVHKNQTGRWADWFIPILPGTDSALALGLMYILYAENLVDQPFLDEYTVGAAELREHVRQYDPATVSAITGVPIEDLYELARMYGTISPSFVRIGNGLQHHDNGGMAVRTIACLPALTGQWMTEGGGAIKGNSGYLAFNTNALRRPDLLHNKATRTINMNQIGQALLEKENPIRSMFVYGSNPALVAPNANKVQEGLMREDLFTVVHDLFLTETAMFADLVLPATSSYETEDFYNSYWHNYVQIQKPVVEKYGESKSNVELFKLLAAGMGFGEQAFRDSEEDMIRQALDFSENPHLEGITYDSLSRNQFVKAKMQPMFPGKLPTPSGKIELYSERMKQDGYEPLPTYTPIIKDSDLPFLFIPAPNHNFLNSTFSNNAKHISLEKEPKLHMNAADAKTMGISSGDMVKIWNDRGECLLTAAPGENVLPGVLVSQGLWQNTPETKQHINSLTPDRLSDMGNGAVFFSGRVDLEKVHQK, from the coding sequence ATGCAATCCTATATCAATCAACCAGATGGAGTCTTTCCCTCTGTTTGCTCTCTAGACTGTCCTGATCAATGCGGTTTACTGTTGCACAAGAAAAACGGGAAAATCATTAAAGTTCAAGGGGATCCTGATCATCCAGTCACAAAAGGGAATATTTGCAACAAAGTCCGAAACATGACTGCCCGCCTATATGACCCCAATCGCTTAAAACAGCCATTAAAGCGCATCGGTCCGAAAGGAGAAGGGAAATTTGCTCCAATCAGCTGGGAAGAGGCCATTGACAAAATCACTTCCAAATGGAAAGACCTGATTGAAATGCACGGACCGGAAAGCATACTTCCCTACAGCTTTTACGGAAACATGGGCAACCTCAGTGCTGAGGGGATGGATCGCCGTTTTTTCCACAAACTCGGTGCAAGCATGCTCGAGCGTTCCATATGTAACGCGGCAGGCTCAGTCGGATACAACTATACAATGGGTGGTTCATTCGGCATCGATCCAGAAGAAACGATTCATACAAAGCTTTTCATCATGTGGGGCATTAACGCTGTGAGCACAAATATGCACCAAGTAACGCTTGCCCAGCAAGCCCGAAAAAACGGGGCCAAAGTAGTTGTCATTGACGTACATAAAAACCAAACCGGCAGGTGGGCAGATTGGTTCATTCCGATTCTGCCTGGCACCGATAGTGCGCTTGCCCTCGGATTGATGTATATACTATATGCTGAGAATCTAGTCGACCAGCCCTTTCTCGATGAATACACAGTGGGTGCTGCCGAATTGCGGGAACACGTCCGCCAATATGACCCTGCGACCGTCTCCGCGATCACTGGCGTTCCAATTGAAGACTTATATGAATTAGCCAGGATGTATGGCACCATAAGTCCATCATTCGTTCGGATAGGCAATGGCCTGCAGCACCATGACAATGGCGGCATGGCGGTACGTACCATTGCCTGCCTGCCTGCACTTACCGGCCAATGGATGACCGAAGGCGGCGGAGCCATCAAAGGGAATTCTGGATATCTGGCTTTTAATACAAATGCCTTGAGACGTCCTGATTTATTGCATAATAAAGCTACCCGGACCATTAATATGAACCAAATCGGTCAAGCACTTCTGGAAAAAGAAAACCCGATTCGCTCCATGTTTGTATACGGATCCAACCCTGCACTTGTCGCTCCGAATGCTAATAAGGTGCAGGAAGGCCTAATGCGGGAAGATCTATTCACAGTTGTACATGATCTATTCTTAACCGAAACGGCCATGTTTGCCGACCTCGTCCTCCCTGCCACATCATCTTATGAAACGGAGGATTTTTATAATTCATACTGGCATAATTACGTGCAAATACAAAAACCTGTAGTTGAAAAATATGGCGAGTCGAAATCGAATGTTGAACTGTTCAAACTGTTAGCTGCTGGAATGGGATTTGGGGAACAAGCATTTAGAGATTCAGAGGAAGATATGATACGTCAGGCGCTGGATTTTTCCGAAAACCCTCATTTAGAAGGCATCACCTATGACTCCCTTTCAAGGAATCAATTTGTTAAAGCCAAGATGCAGCCGATGTTCCCAGGAAAACTCCCGACACCAAGCGGTAAAATCGAACTTTATTCCGAACGGATGAAGCAGGATGGATACGAGCCTTTGCCAACATATACGCCAATCATAAAAGACAGCGACCTGCCATTTTTATTCATTCCGGCACCTAATCACAATTTCTTGAATTCAACCTTTTCGAATAATGCCAAACATATCTCCTTGGAAAAGGAACCGAAGCTGCACATGAATGCCGCCGATGCCAAAACAATGGGAATATCCTCTGGAGATATGGTTAAAATCTGGAACGATCGCGGTGAATGTTTACTTACCGCTGCTCCCGGTGAAAATGTGTTACCAGGCGTTCTTGTCAGCCAAGGCTTGTGGCAGAATACACCTGAAACAAAACAGCACATCAATTCCCTTACCCCAGATCGCCTCTCAGATATGGGTAATGGCGCCGTTTTCTTTTCGGGACGGGTTGATCTTGAAAAAGTCCACCAAAAGTAA
- the megL gene encoding methionine gamma-lyase yields the protein MTGKYKQFETAVIHEGYDSKKHLGSLATPLFQTSTFTFENAEQGERRFAGMEDGYIYSRLGNPTVQVLEEKIAALEGGEAGLAFGSGMAAVSAVLFALTKTDDHILCSQGLYGCTFGLLQLMKNKYRITHDFCEMDSEEQVRKMIRPETTCIYVETPINPTMKMIDLQMVVRVAKEYNVTVVVDNTFATPYLQRPLEYGCDIVLHSATKYLCGHGDVVAGLVVGKKEFMNQVAGTTQKDIGGIISPFDAWLLLRGLKTLPVRMDRHSANAMAIFQELKKHPKVKKVYYPGDVASPDHYIMQKQMKHGGGLISFELHGTKQDAQEFLNKLKLIKIAVSLGDAETLIQHPATMTHSAVPEDSREQMGISDQLVRLSVGLEAWEDIWQDLQQAF from the coding sequence ATGACAGGAAAGTATAAACAGTTTGAAACGGCAGTCATCCATGAAGGATATGACTCGAAGAAGCATTTAGGAAGCTTGGCAACACCCTTATTCCAAACCTCAACATTCACTTTCGAAAATGCCGAGCAGGGGGAAAGGCGTTTTGCCGGTATGGAAGATGGATATATTTATTCTCGCCTTGGGAATCCAACGGTACAAGTACTTGAAGAAAAGATTGCCGCTTTGGAAGGAGGGGAAGCTGGCCTTGCTTTCGGTTCAGGTATGGCTGCCGTTTCAGCAGTGCTTTTTGCGTTAACAAAAACAGATGACCACATCCTGTGCTCACAGGGGCTATATGGTTGTACATTTGGCCTCCTTCAGCTAATGAAAAATAAATACCGCATCACACATGATTTTTGTGAAATGGATTCAGAAGAACAGGTAAGGAAAATGATCCGGCCGGAAACGACCTGCATATATGTGGAGACCCCTATCAATCCGACGATGAAAATGATTGACTTACAGATGGTGGTGAGAGTTGCGAAGGAATATAATGTGACGGTCGTAGTCGATAATACGTTTGCGACTCCCTACCTACAGAGACCGCTTGAATATGGCTGTGATATCGTCCTTCATAGCGCTACGAAATATCTTTGCGGGCATGGTGATGTCGTTGCAGGCCTTGTCGTCGGTAAGAAGGAATTCATGAATCAAGTAGCCGGGACTACACAGAAGGATATCGGTGGAATCATTTCACCATTCGATGCCTGGTTACTATTACGGGGGCTGAAGACCTTGCCTGTCAGGATGGACCGTCATTCGGCCAATGCAATGGCAATCTTTCAAGAACTTAAGAAACATCCAAAGGTGAAAAAGGTATATTATCCAGGTGATGTAGCTTCACCGGATCATTATATAATGCAAAAACAAATGAAACATGGCGGCGGCCTTATCTCTTTCGAACTGCATGGCACAAAACAGGATGCACAGGAATTCCTCAATAAATTGAAACTTATCAAAATTGCCGTAAGTCTAGGTGATGCTGAAACATTGATCCAGCATCCCGCTACCATGACGCACTCTGCCGTTCCTGAAGATTCACGGGAACAAATGGGCATCAGTGACCAGCTGGTCCGTCTCTCAGTTGGCCTTGAGGCTTGGGAGGATATCTGGCAAGATCTTCAGCAAGCATTTTAG
- a CDS encoding ATP-binding protein → MNQSHKIACKVAFIYIIIGVLWIFVTDYISMTQARADVQRYAMFQHSKGWMFIFITGIFLYFIIRYWTGKMLRSQQEFVLKDEQYRSLFKHNPDCVLELDLEGNVVSINPEAEKLLGHNSDNLKGKNANHLLNWNESDKVSLFFKRSLQGEAVKFETTIQNGSDEERIIRVTFLPIIVHTEMLGVYAIVRDITELRREEELMIMSEKLSVIGHLAAAVAHEIRNPLTSLKGFVQLMDMTQEVNPLHSDIMLKEIDRINIISSELLILGKKQDVAYRRIDLADSLQQVFTLMKAETNLNNIEMGFSVKTAEPIYIMADPIEIKQLIINIVKNSIEAIEDNGKIDISLQTVDGQAMVSVSDNGMGMVPERLERIGEPFYSTKEKGTGIGLAICRKIVHRLHGEMHFESEVNKGTTVTIRIPLATGQE, encoded by the coding sequence ATGAACCAATCTCATAAAATTGCATGTAAAGTGGCTTTTATATATATAATCATTGGGGTCTTATGGATTTTCGTTACGGATTACATCTCTATGACACAGGCAAGGGCAGATGTTCAGAGATATGCAATGTTTCAACATTCGAAAGGGTGGATGTTCATTTTCATAACCGGGATTTTCCTATACTTCATAATCAGGTATTGGACGGGGAAAATGTTAAGGTCCCAGCAGGAATTCGTTCTGAAGGATGAACAGTATCGGTCGCTGTTCAAGCATAACCCGGATTGTGTCCTCGAGCTGGATCTCGAAGGAAATGTCGTTTCGATAAACCCTGAAGCTGAAAAACTATTAGGTCATAACAGTGACAATTTGAAAGGCAAGAATGCGAATCATCTCCTCAACTGGAATGAAAGTGATAAAGTATCTTTATTCTTTAAAAGGTCCCTTCAAGGGGAGGCTGTAAAATTCGAAACGACCATCCAGAATGGCAGTGATGAAGAGCGGATAATCCGTGTAACCTTTTTACCGATCATCGTTCACACGGAAATGCTTGGTGTATATGCAATCGTTCGGGATATTACTGAATTGCGGCGCGAAGAGGAATTGATGATCATGTCTGAAAAGCTATCTGTAATCGGACATCTGGCTGCAGCGGTCGCACATGAGATACGGAATCCCCTGACATCGTTAAAAGGATTCGTACAGTTAATGGATATGACGCAGGAGGTGAACCCGCTGCATTCTGATATCATGTTGAAGGAAATTGACCGAATTAATATTATCTCAAGTGAACTTTTGATTCTTGGGAAGAAACAGGATGTAGCATACCGCAGGATCGATCTTGCCGACAGTTTACAACAGGTATTCACGTTGATGAAAGCGGAAACGAATTTGAATAATATCGAAATGGGGTTCAGCGTTAAAACCGCCGAACCGATCTATATTATGGCTGATCCAATTGAAATTAAACAGTTGATAATCAATATCGTCAAGAACAGCATTGAAGCGATTGAGGATAATGGGAAAATTGATATATCGCTGCAAACCGTCGATGGACAAGCAATGGTCAGCGTGAGTGATAATGGAATGGGAATGGTGCCGGAGCGTCTTGAACGGATTGGTGAGCCTTTTTATTCGACGAAAGAAAAGGGCACAGGGATCGGGCTAGCAATTTGCCGGAAAATCGTTCATCGGCTTCACGGGGAAATGCATTTTGAAAGTGAGGTAAACAAAGGGACGACGGTTACAATTCGTATTCCATTGGCTACTGGACAAGAATAA
- the putP gene encoding sodium/proline symporter PutP yields the protein MDYGIIISIGIYMAGMLLIGYFAYRKTANLTDYMLGGRNLGPAVTALSAGASDMSGWLLMGLPGAMYISGLSAGWIVIGLCTGSYLNWLFVAPRLRTYTEVAGNSITIPDFLGNRFKDGSRVLKVVSASVILIFFTFYTSSGMVAGGELFRSAFNLDYRWGIWLTASVVILYTLFGGFLAVSWTDFVQGTIMFIALILVPVVTIVNIGGWDPTFNEIKSINPNLLHVFEGTSTIGIISLLAWGLGYFGQPHIIVRFMAVSSVKELKSARRIGMSWMIFAIVGAMFTGLVGIAYFNLANSPLGEKNAESVFIILSKELFPSLITGFLLAAILAAVMSTIASQLLVSASALTDDFYKQFIRPNASDKELVLVGRFGVLAISAIALLLAFNPSGTILKLVGYAWAGFGAAFGPVILLSLYWKRMTKWGALAGMIVGTATVIIWDMIDKFAEVYEIIPGFIAGSIAVVVFSLLSAKPTKDIEEEFNQAIKNLS from the coding sequence TTGGATTATGGAATTATAATATCAATAGGAATATACATGGCAGGCATGCTGTTAATTGGTTATTTTGCTTATCGGAAAACGGCCAACTTAACCGATTACATGCTTGGCGGCCGGAACTTGGGCCCGGCTGTAACTGCATTAAGTGCAGGGGCTTCCGATATGAGCGGCTGGCTGTTGATGGGTCTTCCCGGTGCTATGTACATAAGCGGGTTAAGTGCTGGCTGGATTGTCATCGGCCTGTGTACGGGATCTTATTTAAACTGGTTATTCGTGGCACCAAGACTTCGGACATACACGGAAGTGGCCGGGAATTCGATTACGATTCCGGACTTTTTGGGAAATCGGTTTAAAGATGGCTCCAGGGTCTTAAAAGTGGTATCAGCATCGGTCATTTTAATTTTCTTCACCTTTTACACATCTTCAGGCATGGTAGCGGGCGGTGAGCTTTTCCGCTCAGCTTTCAATTTGGATTATCGGTGGGGCATCTGGCTGACGGCGAGCGTTGTTATTCTTTATACATTATTTGGCGGATTCCTGGCTGTTAGCTGGACCGACTTCGTACAAGGGACAATTATGTTCATCGCCTTAATTCTAGTACCAGTTGTCACGATTGTAAATATTGGTGGCTGGGACCCTACCTTCAATGAAATAAAATCGATCAACCCGAATTTATTGCATGTCTTTGAAGGAACATCAACCATTGGAATCATATCTCTTCTGGCATGGGGGCTTGGTTATTTCGGGCAGCCTCATATTATCGTTCGATTCATGGCGGTTTCATCTGTTAAAGAATTGAAAAGTGCACGCCGGATCGGTATGAGCTGGATGATTTTTGCTATCGTCGGAGCGATGTTCACCGGATTGGTGGGGATAGCTTATTTTAACCTGGCAAATAGCCCTTTAGGGGAAAAAAATGCTGAGTCCGTATTCATCATTTTATCTAAAGAACTGTTTCCTTCTTTAATTACAGGCTTCTTGTTGGCTGCTATTTTAGCAGCGGTCATGAGTACGATTGCATCACAGCTGTTAGTATCGGCAAGTGCTTTGACCGATGATTTCTATAAGCAGTTCATTCGGCCGAATGCATCTGATAAGGAATTAGTGCTGGTAGGTCGGTTTGGTGTGTTGGCGATTTCCGCCATTGCCCTATTATTGGCTTTTAATCCAAGCGGCACGATCCTTAAATTGGTGGGTTATGCATGGGCTGGCTTTGGAGCGGCCTTCGGTCCTGTCATTCTGTTAAGCCTGTACTGGAAACGGATGACGAAATGGGGAGCCCTGGCGGGAATGATTGTCGGTACGGCAACCGTGATCATCTGGGATATGATCGATAAGTTCGCTGAAGTATACGAAATCATTCCTGGATTCATCGCTGGTTCAATAGCGGTAGTCGTTTTCAGCTTATTATCGGCCAAGCCTACAAAAGATATAGAAGAAGAATTCAATCAAGCCATTAAGAACCTCTCTTGA
- a CDS encoding DEAD/DEAH box helicase yields the protein MSELPELVNDRKAYIQEVWKKSGFGQLTPIQTKAIPVIVEGKDIMAESPTGTGKTLAYLLPLLEKVDPEKKSPQALILASSRELVMQINEEIRIWSEGSGITGAAFIGGANVKRQLDKLKKRPQVIAGTPGRIYELIAQKKLKMHEVKTIVLDEGDQLITPEHMGTINNIIKTTLKDRQIMVFSATLPEETEKAARGFMNEPVMIKVDKHEKMESKVDHLYFVVERREKSKILEKITRIKDVKALAFLNDIAELSVLHEKLSYKGIEMGVLHGESNKVDREKALRKLRSGKSPMLIATDVAARGLDIKGLTAVVHIDMADNIEQYIHRSGRTGRAGADGTVISIVTEREERELKKMARELEIPLTRVTFYGGNIVVDE from the coding sequence ATGAGCGAATTACCTGAATTAGTGAACGATAGAAAAGCATATATACAAGAGGTCTGGAAAAAGTCCGGATTCGGGCAACTTACCCCGATTCAAACGAAAGCGATACCGGTGATTGTCGAGGGAAAAGACATCATGGCCGAATCACCGACTGGTACGGGAAAAACATTAGCATATTTACTGCCATTGCTAGAAAAGGTAGACCCTGAAAAGAAATCGCCACAAGCTTTGATTTTGGCATCATCACGAGAACTGGTCATGCAAATCAATGAAGAGATTCGCATTTGGTCAGAGGGAAGCGGCATTACGGGTGCAGCATTCATCGGCGGTGCAAATGTGAAAAGGCAGTTGGACAAACTGAAGAAGCGTCCCCAGGTGATTGCTGGAACACCGGGGCGTATTTACGAATTGATTGCCCAAAAGAAATTGAAGATGCATGAAGTTAAGACGATAGTACTTGATGAAGGTGACCAATTGATCACTCCAGAGCATATGGGAACGATCAATAATATTATCAAAACAACGCTAAAAGACCGGCAAATCATGGTATTTTCAGCGACCTTGCCGGAGGAAACGGAAAAAGCGGCCCGGGGATTCATGAATGAACCCGTAATGATCAAGGTAGATAAGCATGAAAAAATGGAATCAAAGGTGGACCATCTTTACTTTGTTGTTGAGAGACGGGAAAAGTCCAAGATTCTCGAGAAAATCACAAGAATTAAAGATGTGAAGGCCCTTGCATTCCTGAATGATATAGCAGAGCTGAGCGTCCTACATGAAAAGCTGAGCTATAAAGGTATTGAAATGGGCGTGCTTCATGGTGAATCCAATAAAGTCGACAGGGAGAAAGCGTTGCGGAAGCTTCGTTCGGGAAAATCCCCAATGCTGATAGCAACGGATGTAGCGGCAAGGGGGCTTGATATTAAAGGCCTTACTGCTGTCGTTCATATTGATATGGCCGACAACATCGAACAATATATCCATAGATCTGGGAGAACTGGTCGTGCAGGTGCAGATGGCACTGTCATTTCAATCGTAACGGAAAGAGAAGAGCGAGAGTTGAAAAAAATGGCCCGTGAACTGGAGATTCCATTAACGAGAGTAACCTTCTATGGTGGAAACATTGTAGTAGATGAATGA
- a CDS encoding aldehyde dehydrogenase family protein encodes MQETLQNNTKKEGTGALDLKMFINGEWVNSTSGEKRDVLNPATGEIIAKAAEGTQEDVDAAVEAAKYAFYEGGWWGTPAVERARILFKIADKIEEKAEELAALETLDNGKPLREARYDIADSAACFRYYAGLATKPTGQTFEVPDGQQAMVVREPIGVCGQIVPWNFPLMMSAWKLAPALAAGNSVVFKPSEITPVTAVKLFEIMDEVGLPKGVANLVLGAGPVVGQAIAEHEEIDKVAFTGGTATGRKIMEASLGNLKKVTLELGGKSPNIVFADSDFETAVDYALYGIFCNQGQVCSAGSRLLLEESIYDQFIASLTAKAKKIKVGSGSDESSQMGPIVSEAHMNKILSYIQIGKEEGAKIIVGGNRMKEEGLDKGYFVEPTIFVDTTPDMRIVQEEIFGPVLVVQKFKDEAEALRLANDTKYGLAGAVFTNDIAKAYRVIKKVRAGITWINSYHPTYNEAPWGGFKQSGNGRELGTFGYEAYTEVKQINNNLDIQPTGWFDEE; translated from the coding sequence ATGCAGGAAACTTTGCAAAATAATACGAAAAAAGAAGGAACGGGAGCACTGGACTTAAAGATGTTCATCAATGGGGAATGGGTGAATTCGACTTCAGGGGAGAAGAGGGACGTATTGAATCCGGCTACGGGGGAAATTATTGCCAAAGCTGCGGAAGGAACACAGGAAGATGTGGATGCAGCGGTCGAGGCAGCAAAATATGCTTTCTATGAAGGTGGTTGGTGGGGAACTCCTGCAGTGGAAAGAGCTCGCATTTTATTCAAAATAGCCGACAAAATAGAAGAAAAAGCTGAAGAATTAGCTGCGTTGGAAACATTGGATAATGGGAAACCATTGCGTGAGGCTCGTTATGATATAGCAGATTCAGCAGCCTGTTTTAGATATTATGCAGGATTGGCTACTAAACCGACTGGTCAAACTTTTGAAGTTCCTGACGGTCAGCAAGCGATGGTCGTAAGGGAACCGATCGGTGTATGCGGGCAGATCGTACCATGGAATTTTCCGCTAATGATGTCAGCGTGGAAACTCGCCCCGGCGCTTGCTGCAGGGAATTCCGTTGTGTTCAAACCATCTGAGATCACCCCTGTGACAGCGGTCAAACTATTCGAAATCATGGATGAAGTCGGATTGCCAAAAGGTGTCGCAAACCTTGTGTTAGGAGCAGGCCCAGTTGTCGGACAAGCCATTGCCGAACATGAGGAAATCGATAAAGTGGCCTTTACAGGAGGAACGGCAACAGGACGTAAGATCATGGAGGCATCACTTGGTAACCTAAAGAAAGTGACATTGGAGCTCGGCGGGAAATCTCCTAATATCGTATTTGCGGACTCTGACTTTGAGACGGCTGTTGATTATGCTCTATACGGGATTTTCTGCAATCAAGGACAAGTGTGTTCAGCAGGCTCTCGTTTACTGTTGGAAGAGTCCATATACGATCAGTTCATTGCAAGTCTTACTGCGAAGGCGAAAAAGATCAAAGTAGGTTCAGGTTCTGATGAAAGCAGCCAGATGGGACCTATCGTTTCAGAAGCCCATATGAACAAAATATTATCGTATATCCAAATCGGAAAAGAAGAAGGTGCCAAAATAATCGTCGGTGGAAATCGAATGAAAGAAGAAGGCTTGGATAAAGGTTACTTTGTCGAACCTACTATTTTTGTTGATACGACACCGGACATGCGGATTGTGCAGGAAGAAATTTTTGGACCGGTGCTTGTCGTTCAAAAGTTCAAGGATGAAGCGGAAGCACTTCGACTGGCAAATGATACGAAATATGGTTTAGCGGGAGCGGTGTTCACGAATGATATCGCAAAGGCGTACCGTGTCATTAAAAAAGTGCGTGCCGGCATCACGTGGATAAACTCATATCATCCGACTTATAACGAAGCTCCGTGGGGAGGATTCAAGCAAAGCGGAAATGGACGCGAACTGGGAACTTTCGGTTATGAGGCTTACACTGAAGTGAAGCAAATCAATAACAACTTGGATATCCAGCCAACAGGCTGGTTTGATGAAGAATAA
- a CDS encoding TspO/MBR family protein, with protein MIISIINLIFYLFVVTMNFLANFLPLNGQTSGEISDKLDVLFTPAGYVFSIWGLIYFLLAIWVFRQFLNQKSPAYKASYPWFALSCVLNGAWLLAWHYERFLLSVFIIIALLATLMVIYTKMKKVDHDTFDLFPFSVYTGWVSVATIADISYYLTYIKWDGFGASRITWTIVLLIAATALAFVFAGKNRDWCYPLVFVWAFIGIGIRNSDAYPIITDISYILAAITFIVSITIFIQNRKNK; from the coding sequence ATGATTATTTCCATCATTAACTTGATTTTCTATCTATTTGTCGTCACGATGAATTTTTTAGCCAATTTCCTGCCATTGAACGGCCAAACATCAGGAGAGATTTCCGATAAACTGGATGTCCTTTTCACTCCTGCCGGTTATGTATTTTCCATATGGGGCTTGATCTATTTCCTGCTCGCCATCTGGGTATTCAGGCAGTTTTTAAATCAAAAGAGCCCTGCATATAAGGCATCCTATCCTTGGTTTGCTTTAAGCTGTGTCTTGAATGGCGCTTGGCTTTTGGCTTGGCACTATGAACGCTTTTTGTTATCCGTATTCATTATCATTGCTCTATTGGCTACTTTAATGGTCATATATACAAAAATGAAAAAAGTGGATCATGATACTTTTGACCTATTTCCGTTTTCCGTATATACAGGCTGGGTAAGTGTTGCAACCATAGCTGACATTTCTTATTACCTCACCTATATCAAATGGGACGGTTTTGGAGCTTCCCGTATAACCTGGACGATCGTCCTGCTGATTGCAGCAACAGCCTTGGCCTTTGTCTTTGCAGGTAAAAACCGGGATTGGTGCTATCCTCTCGTATTCGTTTGGGCATTCATAGGCATCGGGATACGAAATAGCGACGCCTATCCGATAATCACAGACATTTCTTATATCCTGGCTGCCATCACTTTTATCGTATCCATCACCATCTTCATTCAAAATAGGAAGAACAAATAA